The Armatimonadota bacterium DNA segment CTGACCAAACTGGTAGACACTGTCATGGCGGTAGGAGCTGTCGCAGCGATCTACGGCTTTGTGCAGTACGGGCTTTCGAGCACGCACTCGGTAGTCGGACCGTTCGGAAACGACCAGCTGATGGGCTCGTTCCTGATGATCCTCCTGCCGCTGCTGGGCATCACCGCCCTTACCGAGAAGTCACCAGCACGCAAAAACGTGGCGATGGTGGTTACGGTAATGGTGGGCGCATGCCTCGCACTTGCCCACTCACGTAGCGCGTGGCTCGGCCTTACGGCCGGCGCCGCCGTTATTGGCGTACTGGCAATCGTGCTTGCCCGCCGCGGCACGCAGCTCTTCGGTCGGAAGGCCGACGTGGTGCTGCCGATCGCGATGGTGATTTCCGCCATTGCGCTGTTCCTGTTCCTGGCGCCGAACAGCGGCTCGATCCTCGATCGGGTTGCCTCAATCGGCAACGCCAACGGCCAAAGCACCTTCATTCAGCGCGAAACCCAGTGGGCCGGCAGTCTGAAGATGGTTGCTAACAAGCCAATCCTGGGATACGGCATCGGCCAGTATCCTCCGGATCAAGCGGCATTCACTCACGTGGGTGTTACAACCGCCGGCGCCAAGCTGATGGGCAGCAACGCAGTGCTCCTGCCATCGCTTCTCGAGCAGGCTCACGACTACTATCTGCAGCTTACGGCAGAGCTTGGCCTTACGGGCCTTCTGCTGATGCTGGCGGTTCTCGGCTCGTTCCTGACATTGGGCCTCATGAAGGTTCGATCGATGGACGCGGGCGTGCGCCGCAACGTACTTCTCGCCTCGATCGCCGCTATCGTTGCCTTTATGGTTGACGCAATGGCGAGTCCGTCGTGGCAGTTCGGTCAGATTTCGATGTTTATGTGGCTGATGCTGGGCGTTGGCGTAAGCTGCGCGCGCGGTCATCAGCGCCGGGATCGCGAAGAGGCAGAGGTAGCGGCGTCGCCGCGGCTCAGCCGGGCTACCGCCCTCGTGGGCGCAGGCCTTATGGCAACCATGCTTCCCTCCGTGGTCTTCGCGAACATCGGAAACCGCTATGTGCCGCCGGTTAGCGCCACGCTGGGCGCCAGTCCGGATCCTGATCCGGGCGGAACACAGATCCAGCTGCAGGCGATCGTGCGATTCAACGATGGAAGCACCGTTGACTTCACCAACGACCCGAGCACGGCAACCTTCTCAGCGACGCGAGTCCGCGGCACGGGCCCGGTCGGGCAGCTGGGCGGACCGAACAACAGCGTGTACAGTCCGGCAGCCGGCGAAAACGATGAGATCCTCTTCAAAGTGAATCTCAGCGTGCTCGTAACCAGCCGGCAGACCGGCGGCGGTACGATCCACATGCTTCAGGCGTCCCGCGCCGTTGCCGTTGGGAACTTCGTAGTTACAGGTTCCTCGAGCAACACCGGCGCAGCCATCGCGGGCGGCATTGGCGGCGCAGCGCTTCTTTATGAAGTGTTCGCGGCGCATGGTGGTCCTGCCGCAGGTGGCGGAACCGGGAAGAATGTGCTGATTCGGCCAGGTAACGCATCGGTAACTGAGGGGCAGAGCCAGGCGTTTACGCTGTGGGCACGCGTCAACGGCGACAAGCTTGTTGACGTTACGCTCAGCAAGTACACGCGGTTCACGGTGGAAGGTGGCCACGGCTACCTGACCGGCCCGAACGACTCGGTCTACCAATCGGTTGCCGGAGAGCCGGAATCGGTTACCGTGACGGGCGAATACAGCGGCCCCGAAGTTCAGGGCAGCGATACCAGCTCGCTTAAGGTTACCGAGGCCATACCCGGACCAGCAGGTACCAACGCAGGCGATCCGTAATCGCCCATCCGCTGCAGAGTGGACGGGCCTTGCACCGCCTTCCATTCGACGCATAGGATAAAAGGCCGCCGCCCAGCAGTGGGCGGCGGCCTTTTTGTCAGATTGTCGGACACGCTCGTAATCTCGAAGGTGCGTGCCCTCTATTGTCCGGCGGGTAGAAACCGTCAGGCTGGCGCCGCAATGCCGCCGTCGGCCTCGCCTGAATTTCGACGGTCGGCAAGCGCCGGCAGATCCCTCGCAGCGCTCCTGTTAACAGCGCACCACGGCGCTAAGCTAAAAACATTGGCTGGTGGAGAGTGTACGGCGACCAGACGCCCAACTGCTGGTAATGTGCCGCGCCGAACGCGTTATTTCAGCCCGGTAGTCGCAATAGCTCCAAGTGACCCCTCCGACAAGCGCTCCTCACACCGGAAGCATCTACGCGCGGAACAGCGGCGTAAGCGAATGGGAGATTGCCAAATCCGGGTATGGCTGCGAGGCAGTTAACTAGTTCAAAACCACACAACGGCGAACCACCGCTCGGTGTTAGGCTCACCACGTGCATGCGACTCAAGCGGAAGGTGGCCACGGGCTACCAACGCGCGTGAGTAGCCCGGTCTACCAATAGGTTGGCGGCGATCCGGCAACCGTTACCTTAGCAGTCTCGTACGCAGAGGACCGGAAGTTCAGGGTCACGCGTGCCCCGCCTTTCCGGCGGTGATTACCGATCTCAACGCGATCAAGACTAATGACACTTCGCGGTACTCGCTCGTCCACTGCACGATCGATTTGCCCCGCGTTGGCCAGTATCGCAGGCAATTGAGGTGGGGGGTCGCTGTCGACCACCCCACCCCAATTTGTCACCGTCTCGGCCGCAGGTTACGGGTTTACCGTAATATACGCCGCGCGGGCAATGGAGAGGTAGGTGCCCGTGATGCGAACCACTGTGGTGACGGCTGGCGGTGATGTGACCACACGGAACGTCACGGAGCTGGAACCGGCCGGCACCAGCACGTAGCGCGGCGGCAAAGCCACGCCCGGCGCAGATGACACCAGCCTCACGGTGACACCGCCAACCGGCGCAGTGCCGGAGAGGCGCACCGTACCGGTGGCGGAGGCGCCGCCGACCACCGTGGAGGGGCTGATGCTGACCGACACGAGGTGTACCGGCTGAGGGGTAACCGTGAAGGCCGCACCCAGCGAGGTCCCGCCGCCTGGCGTTGGATTGGTAACCGTCACTGAGAAAGTGCCTGCCACTGTGAGATCCGTCGCCGGGATGGCGGCAGTGAGCGACGTGCCGCTGTTGAATGTCGTCGTGAGCCCCGCCCCATTCCATTTTACGACGCTGGTGCTTACGAAACCGGTGCCGGTGACCGTAACGTTCGTCGCGCCGGTTCCCGCCATCACGGTCGACGGCGACAGACTGCTTATGACCGGCGATGGGTTGTTGATCGCAAACGACAGCGCATTGGATGCCGCGCTTCCCGGGTTGGTGGCCGTCACGGACGCCGTGCCGGTTGCCGCGATGTCGGTTGCCGGCACAGTGGCCTGAAGCTGCGTAGGACTGGTAACGGTGGTCGTGAGGCCGGTTCCGTTCCATGCCACCACAGCACCGCTCTGGAAACCGGAACCGTTTACCAGCAGCGTGAAGCCCGGCCCGCCAACAATGGCGGACGAAGGTGAGAGGCTGGTCAGGGTTGGTGCGGCCGCGGCGAGCGAGATTTCCCATGCCGACCGGCCATGCGTGTATGCGGCCAACAGGTTCAAACTGGAGTTGAACGCCAGATCAGCAACCTGCGCATCGGCCAGGCCCGTGCCGAACAGGCTCCATTGCGTGGCCACGGTCGACTGATACACGCCATCATCCGTTCCCACCCAGACGGTGCCGTTCGTCCAGTTAACCTTGATCGCGTTTGTAGGTATGTCTGGCAGGTTGCCGGTTTCGTCCGTCCATGAGCTGCCGCTGTTCGAGGTAAAGAAGACGTGTCCCGTGCCGGCGGAACCGGTAAACCGGTCCCGCACGATATAGGCCTGTGCCGCGTTGGCCGGATTGACGCTGATATCCTGAAAGTGATCGGTGAAACCGGTCACATTCCTGGTCGCCCACGAACCACCATCGTTCGTCGTGACGTAGATGGAGCCGCCTGCGGAGGCATAGACTGTGCTTCCGCTCACGCCTACGCAGTTCACGGTGGCACCAGGGTTGTTAAACCCGCTACTGCCGGCTACGCCGATTTCTTTCCAGGTCGTGGTGTCATTTGTGGTTTCCCAGACGCCGGTTGTGGGAAACAGCAGCCGCGAGGAGTTGGACGGATCCATCGTAAAGTGCGGGTAAAAGTCGGAGCTTTCGCCGCTCGGCGGCCCGGCGGAGTTCCAGGTGCTGCCGCCATCGGTAGACTTGGCGAGGTCGTTACCACTGTATGTGTGGTACATGATGAGCGGGTTGGTCTGGTTGATCTTGCAGAATCCCCCATCGCCGCCATCAATCTCGGGCCAGATGGTGTTGTTGTTGTACTCCTCGGTCCCGTCGTCCTGGCTTCCGGCTAAGGCGAACAGCGAGTTGGTCGGATGCAGGTCACCGCCGGTGAATTGAGTGGTCGCGAGGTTGCCGTTGATCGACTCCCACTGCAGGTTGGCGGGGCTCAGGGTGTCCAGCCGCCAGATGCCTCCGTCGCAGCCATTCAGCAGGCGGCCGGAGGCATCAAAGGTCAACGAATGTTCATCCGTATGCGGTCCGTTACCGGAGGAGTCGCTCTGAACGTTGCTCCACGTCGTGCCGCCATCCGTCGACTCCGCCACGTTTTCGCCGCTGAAGTCGCCGGCGCCGGCGATGAAGACCACGCTGGCGTTAGTTGGGCTCACGCCGATCGGCATGTCGTACCATGCCTGTGGCTGCGCGACGTTGGGCGCAGAAGTCAACTGCGACCAGCTCGTGCCGCCATTGGTCGTCTTCCAGACACCAAGGATTCCGCTTGTGCTGATATTCTCCACAACGCTATAGATCGTGCTGGGCGCCGATGGAGCAATCGCAATATGGATCCAGCCAACATTGCCATTGGTGTGCCCGTTGGGGTGGCCGGACAGCAGTGTCCACGTGCTTCCACTGTCCGTAGATTCGTAGACGCCGTTGTTGGCGCTGCCCCCGACGTTTCCGACCGCACAGTAGACGGTACTCGGCGTTGTTGGGTTTATAGCCACATCGCTGAATGGGTCGATCGACGTTGTAATCGCCGACGTCATCTTGGTCCACGTCGAACCGCCGTCCGTCGATTTGTAGATACCGGGACCGCCGCCGTAGCTTCCGTTCGCGCCGAAGTCTCCCATGGCTGCGTAGACGATGTTCGCGTTTGTGGGATCGACCGCGATACGCGACGTTGTCATACCGACGAATGCACCGCCTCCGGTTTCTAATGTCCACGTAGAACCGGCATCGGTAGAGACCAGAATACCGAGGCCATACCGTGAGTCACCGGCATTGTTGGCCTCACCGGTACCGGCATAGATCACGTTGGCGTTGGATGGCGCTACAGCGATAGCGCCCATCGCGAGGTCGGGCTCCGTGTCCGTCAGGGGCACCCAGCTCGTACCGCCGTTGGTCGTTTTCCATACGCCGCCGCCGGCCGGCGCCAGATAGATCGTATTTGCATCGGTGGGGGAACCGGCCGCGTCAGCCACCCGGCCGGACATGCCGGACTCTACGCCGAAGCCGTTGAACTCCATAAGCGGCGCAGGACCGATAAGCTGCCACGTTCCACCCAGCTGCGGTGTGTAAAAACCACGCGGCGGCGGAAGCGTCACCTGGTTGAGGAGCATTTGACTGCGCGTCGCGCGCACGTGCAGGATGGGCCGGTGGTTCTGTGCAATTGCCGGAAGGCAGGGGGTGAAACAGGCAGCCAGCGCGCTTGCCAGTACGGCCGATCTCCGAATTGAAGCGTTCATTACAGGTCTCCGTAGATTCAAAACACATGGGCGCTTCCACCAGATACCGGGCGAACGCCTCCGGCGCGTGGAACCCATCTGTACGGCGATGGCCGGCGCTGCGGTATGACGCCACCTACCCTTCCGCTACGAGGCGGGGTGGTGCGAGATAAGACGCGCAGTTGAGCCGGTTCGATTGTCCTTGCCGCCGATGCGGCTGGTTCAGCGGTGTATTCACCACCGGAGATGGATTATACTCCTTTGTTTTGCCAGGCAATTCGCAAAAAACATCGGGCAGTGCTCGCGCGTAGTTAGCAGGAGGTCGCCACTTTCGCCGCGTGACGCGGGCGACATCGTATGTCGCGCGACACCGGGAGATACTGAGCTCTTCGGCGTGACGCTCCGGTGCTCGTTGCTTGGCGCGGGCACGGGAAGCACAGGCTGAAGCGCTCTGCGACCTGGCCGGTACGGGTCTGCAAGGCTGGCTTGACAAGAGGTCTCAAATGCGGAGCTCGGATGTTCGATGCTTGATCGGCGTACAGGCGGTGACCTGCGTATTGGTCTTTCTCCTGCTCAGTTGTCCGGAAGCAGGCTGTGCGCGCAGTACGGCTCCTCCCGTCCTTCACATGGTTGCAGACGTACCGCTCCCAGGGGCGACGACACGATTTGACTATCAGAGCTACGACCCAACCGCTCACAGGCTCTACATCAGCCACATGGGTGATGGCGCGTTAATCGTATTCGATACGCTTACACGGCAGGTCGTGGCTGTAATTCGTGGATTGCCCTCTTGCACGGGTGTTCGCGCAGTACCGGCACTTGGCCGCGTATTCGTCAGCTCTCCGGGCCTCCATGCCGTAGCTGTGTACAACAGTCAAACCCTCCAGCGCATTGCCCTGATACACGGCCCGCGTTTTCCAGATGGCATCGCGTGGTCTCCCGCCGACGACAGGGTCTTCGTCTCAGACGAGTCGGGGCGCGCCGTTTGGGCCATCGACGCCGTGCACAACCGGATACTCCGGCGCATTCCGCTGGATGGCGAGGCCGGGAACACGCATTACGATTCCCGCCAGCACCTGGTATACACCACCAACCAGACGGCCAACGCGCTAGAGGCGATAGATCCTGTGCGGCTGGCGGTGAAGGCTACCTACCCGCTCGCGATCGGCAGGGGCAGCCATGGCTGGCTGATCGAC contains these protein-coding regions:
- a CDS encoding O-antigen ligase family protein is translated as MKRKTETWWAQVLQNRLIALVLAMVVIVPLIATPADGRIHGVAAFAFEGLAILLFGTLILRSKWDLRREKIVAFLKTGPNLPILALGVLGGISVLYAAHKGYAEQALLQLVAGILIYFVAAYQFRRSEHLTKLVDTVMAVGAVAAIYGFVQYGLSSTHSVVGPFGNDQLMGSFLMILLPLLGITALTEKSPARKNVAMVVTVMVGACLALAHSRSAWLGLTAGAAVIGVLAIVLARRGTQLFGRKADVVLPIAMVISAIALFLFLAPNSGSILDRVASIGNANGQSTFIQRETQWAGSLKMVANKPILGYGIGQYPPDQAAFTHVGVTTAGAKLMGSNAVLLPSLLEQAHDYYLQLTAELGLTGLLLMLAVLGSFLTLGLMKVRSMDAGVRRNVLLASIAAIVAFMVDAMASPSWQFGQISMFMWLMLGVGVSCARGHQRRDREEAEVAASPRLSRATALVGAGLMATMLPSVVFANIGNRYVPPVSATLGASPDPDPGGTQIQLQAIVRFNDGSTVDFTNDPSTATFSATRVRGTGPVGQLGGPNNSVYSPAAGENDEILFKVNLSVLVTSRQTGGGTIHMLQASRAVAVGNFVVTGSSSNTGAAIAGGIGGAALLYEVFAAHGGPAAGGGTGKNVLIRPGNASVTEGQSQAFTLWARVNGDKLVDVTLSKYTRFTVEGGHGYLTGPNDSVYQSVAGEPESVTVTGEYSGPEVQGSDTSSLKVTEAIPGPAGTNAGDP
- a CDS encoding exo-alpha-sialidase — protein: MNASIRRSAVLASALAACFTPCLPAIAQNHRPILHVRATRSQMLLNQVTLPPPRGFYTPQLGGTWQLIGPAPLMEFNGFGVESGMSGRVADAAGSPTDANTIYLAPAGGGVWKTTNGGTSWVPLTDTEPDLAMGAIAVAPSNANVIYAGTGEANNAGDSRYGLGILVSTDAGSTWTLETGGGAFVGMTTSRIAVDPTNANIVYAAMGDFGANGSYGGGPGIYKSTDGGSTWTKMTSAITTSIDPFSDVAINPTTPSTVYCAVGNVGGSANNGVYESTDSGSTWTLLSGHPNGHTNGNVGWIHIAIAPSAPSTIYSVVENISTSGILGVWKTTNGGTSWSQLTSAPNVAQPQAWYDMPIGVSPTNASVVFIAGAGDFSGENVAESTDGGTTWSNVQSDSSGNGPHTDEHSLTFDASGRLLNGCDGGIWRLDTLSPANLQWESINGNLATTQFTGGDLHPTNSLFALAGSQDDGTEEYNNNTIWPEIDGGDGGFCKINQTNPLIMYHTYSGNDLAKSTDGGSTWNSAGPPSGESSDFYPHFTMDPSNSSRLLFPTTGVWETTNDTTTWKEIGVAGSSGFNNPGATVNCVGVSGSTVYASAGGSIYVTTNDGGSWATRNVTGFTDHFQDISVNPANAAQAYIVRDRFTGSAGTGHVFFTSNSGSSWTDETGNLPDIPTNAIKVNWTNGTVWVGTDDGVYQSTVATQWSLFGTGLADAQVADLAFNSSLNLLAAYTHGRSAWEISLAAAAPTLTSLSPSSAIVGGPGFTLLVNGSGFQSGAVVAWNGTGLTTTVTSPTQLQATVPATDIAATGTASVTATNPGSAASNALSFAINNPSPVISSLSPSTVMAGTGATNVTVTGTGFVSTSVVKWNGAGLTTTFNSGTSLTAAIPATDLTVAGTFSVTVTNPTPGGGTSLGAAFTVTPQPVHLVSVSISPSTVVGGASATGTVRLSGTAPVGGVTVRLVSSAPGVALPPRYVLVPAGSSSVTFRVVTSPPAVTTVVRITGTYLSIARAAYITVNP
- a CDS encoding YncE family protein, with the translated sequence MRSSDVRCLIGVQAVTCVLVFLLLSCPEAGCARSTAPPVLHMVADVPLPGATTRFDYQSYDPTAHRLYISHMGDGALIVFDTLTRQVVAVIRGLPSCTGVRAVPALGRVFVSSPGLHAVAVYNSQTLQRIALIHGPRFPDGIAWSPADDRVFVSDESGRAVWAIDAVHNRILRRIPLDGEAGNTHYDSRQHLVYTTNQTANALEAIDPVRLAVKATYPLAIGRGSHGWLIDEKHQLAYITCEDDASLLVFNLATHRIMASYRVGAGPDVLRMDANLHRLYVACESGVVNIFRQAGDHLAEIGSLTVPAAHTVELDPNTGLVYLALKDIHGHAVLRILREVH